In bacterium, the DNA window CACCACCGCCCTCGAGGCCGCCACCCACGTGGTCTTCGCCGTGCCCATCTACTGCTACGACGTGAACGCCGCGGCCAAGAACGTGATCGAGCTGGTCGGCCGCGCCTTCACCGGCAAGGTGATCGCGTTCATCTGCGCGGCCGGCGGCCAGGGCAGCTACATGTCGGTCATGGGCCTGGCCAACCACCTCATGCTCGACTTCCGCGCGGTGATCGTGCCGCGCTTCCTCTACGCGACGAAGGCGGCCTGGTCCGCGGACGGCGGCCTCGATCCCGAGATCGAGGGGCGCCTGCACCTGCTGTACGAGGACATGGCGCGCATTGCGGTGGCGCCGGGGACGGAGTAGCCGTGCGGGCGGCGGTGCTGATCCTGCTGCTGGGCGTCGTCGCGGGCTGCGCGTCGTCCGGTGACCGCGGCGACGTGGCGGCGGCGGGTGCGGCCCCGTCCCGTCCCGATGCCGACAGCACCCCGGCCGAGGTCGTCGTCACCTGCTTCGAGCACCTGCGCGCCGGCCGCACCGACGCGGCCGCCCTGTGCTTCCACGCGGCCAACGCCGAGCAGGGCGCAGCCGTGGCGGCGTTCGTCGCCCACGCGGTGACGTTCCTCGCCGAACGCGACGTCGAGGTCGTCGTGGAGGAGACCTTCGTCGCGGACGGCCTCGCCGTCTGCGCCACGCGCCCGCGGCGGCAGGCCGACGGCGAGCGCATCGAGCTCGAGCCCCTCGACCTGGCCCGCTACGGCGGCGTGTGGCGGCTGCTGCCGGATCCGAACCGCGCGCAGGCGCCCATCAACAACCTCGGCCCCGCGCAGATGGAGACCCTCGCCGGGCTGCGCCATGCCTACGGCGAGTTCAAGACCGCCTGGGAGCGCGATCATGGCTGACGGCGGCCGCGGCGGCCTCGACGACGCGCCATTCGCCTACCGCAC includes these proteins:
- a CDS encoding NAD(P)H-dependent oxidoreductase, translated to MQNVTIISTSLNPASRSQDLAARCRDSLRERGVTVNHLDLRELDLPLAGSPGCWEHPDLAKLTTALEAATHVVFAVPIYCYDVNAAAKNVIELVGRAFTGKVIAFICAAGGQGSYMSVMGLANHLMLDFRAVIVPRFLYATKAAWSADGGLDPEIEGRLHLLYEDMARIAVAPGTE